In a single window of the Thermus amyloliquefaciens genome:
- a CDS encoding phosphatidate cytidylyltransferase, giving the protein MGGKEDLSTRVLSALVGALVLLVVLWAGLPLILPTLVFVLGLGSLELRDMLAKRGIRLNLPFLVGGGVLLFLFSLPQLHWHFPQVPWREVALGLFLMGSFSYELLRGADLTRFAFTLLAFLYLPWSLGYVLLLRATPDAGLGLWTLSLPIVASFATDIGAYFVGRALGRQKLAPEISPGKTVEGSLGGIAVSFLALALYTGLVREVFPFGLLELWLFSLLLSLAAQLGDLGESMLKRYCGVKDSGHFLPGHGGLLDRIDSLLFTFPLTYFLVVLFT; this is encoded by the coding sequence ATGGGGGGGAAGGAGGACCTTTCCACCCGGGTCCTTTCCGCCCTGGTGGGGGCCCTGGTGCTTTTGGTGGTCCTGTGGGCCGGCCTACCCCTCATCCTGCCCACCCTGGTTTTCGTCCTGGGGCTGGGGAGTCTGGAGCTCCGGGACATGCTGGCCAAGAGGGGCATCCGGCTGAACCTGCCCTTTCTGGTGGGGGGAGGGGTACTCCTTTTCCTTTTCTCCTTGCCCCAACTCCACTGGCACTTCCCCCAGGTGCCCTGGCGGGAGGTGGCCCTGGGGCTTTTCCTGATGGGGAGCTTCAGCTACGAGCTTCTGCGGGGAGCCGACCTCACCCGCTTCGCCTTCACCCTCCTGGCCTTCTTGTACCTGCCCTGGAGCCTGGGCTACGTCCTCCTCCTGCGGGCAACCCCGGACGCCGGGCTCGGCCTTTGGACCCTCTCCCTGCCCATCGTGGCCAGCTTCGCCACCGACATCGGGGCCTACTTCGTGGGGCGGGCCCTGGGCCGGCAAAAGCTGGCCCCGGAGATCTCCCCCGGGAAGACGGTGGAGGGCTCCTTGGGAGGGATTGCGGTAAGCTTCCTGGCCCTCGCCCTTTACACCGGGCTGGTGCGGGAGGTCTTCCCCTTCGGCCTATTGGAACTCTGGCTCTTCAGCCTCCTCCTTTCCCTGGCCGCCCAGCTGGGGGACCTGGGGGAATCCATGCTGAAGCGGTACTGTGGGGTGAAGGACTCGGGGCACTTCCTCCCCGGGCACGGGGGGCTTTTGGACCGGATTGACAGCCTACTCTTCACCTTCCCCCTCACCTACTTCCTGGTGGTGCTCTTCACATGA